The Halarsenatibacter silvermanii genome window below encodes:
- the purL gene encoding phosphoribosylformylglycinamidine synthase subunit PurL codes for MTDAEGNWQQEGLTAEEYDKICSDLNREPNRLELGMYGVMWSEHCSYKNSRRLLKKLPSEGEKVIQGPGENAGIVDLGEGLAAAFKVESHNHPSAVAPFKGAATGLGGIARDVISVGSRPAAALGAICLGELESERSQWLAVEAVDGILSYGKGIDVPTVRSSFNFSQAYESNPLVNAMCVGILPADREVRARAGSPGSLIILAGAATGTEGVSGASFASDELSAEEENGDKSEEVPAGRPEIEKRLISASLEIIEEDLLIGLQDLGAAGITGAASEMAGASGTGIELELEKVPLTSEDPGSYEIMLAETQERMMFSVEKSSSEKVLEILRSYDLEAEVIGTVIEDKILRVKEGEKTKADLPVGSLTEGFPIPEREMEKPDYPGDFAEKSSSDISWPGTLKEAALEMLRAPGLGANRWFLEKAGNEGRKEVLNSSEECAGALMLPDERVLVADISSRGHYCHLDPRLGSKLTTAEVARSISSCGAKPLAVTDGLNFGSPENPGVYWQLNEGIEGIGEVCRELDLPVIGGNVSLYNEGAEGSIFPTPVIGMIGIAEKDNYITSAFKKEGDVIYLLGETKAELGGSEFVRRAAGENCGSLPDLDLDQEKNIQKVCRRAAAQNLLKSACSCGSGGLFMALAAAAVSGDLGASLELNGDLSLEEELFAETPGRILVSLSSEKEEELIDMAADKGAAVRKLGQVGKKEVSLENRLNISLEEMKSAWNSAISGKLKG; via the coding sequence ATGACGGATGCGGAAGGCAACTGGCAGCAGGAAGGATTGACAGCAGAGGAATATGATAAAATATGTTCCGATTTGAATAGAGAACCCAATCGGCTGGAACTGGGAATGTACGGGGTGATGTGGTCAGAACACTGCAGCTACAAAAACTCCCGGCGGCTTTTAAAAAAGCTTCCATCTGAGGGAGAAAAGGTAATACAGGGGCCGGGAGAAAATGCCGGTATCGTTGATCTGGGAGAGGGGCTGGCGGCTGCCTTCAAGGTTGAAAGTCACAACCATCCTTCGGCTGTGGCCCCCTTTAAAGGAGCGGCTACCGGGCTGGGAGGAATAGCCCGGGATGTTATCTCGGTGGGCAGCCGACCGGCTGCAGCCCTGGGAGCTATATGTCTGGGAGAGTTAGAGTCGGAACGTTCTCAGTGGCTGGCGGTCGAGGCCGTTGACGGTATTCTTTCATACGGAAAAGGAATTGATGTGCCGACGGTCAGGTCCAGTTTCAATTTTTCTCAGGCCTATGAGAGCAATCCGCTGGTAAATGCCATGTGTGTGGGTATTTTGCCGGCTGACAGGGAGGTCAGAGCCAGGGCGGGCAGTCCCGGCAGCTTAATAATTCTGGCTGGAGCTGCCACCGGAACTGAAGGGGTGAGCGGGGCCAGCTTTGCATCTGATGAGCTTTCGGCTGAAGAGGAAAACGGAGATAAGAGCGAAGAAGTTCCCGCCGGCAGGCCGGAGATAGAGAAGAGGTTGATATCGGCTTCTCTGGAGATTATAGAGGAAGATCTGCTCATCGGCCTGCAGGATCTGGGTGCGGCAGGCATTACCGGAGCAGCCAGCGAGATGGCCGGAGCCAGCGGTACAGGTATAGAGTTAGAACTGGAAAAGGTCCCTTTAACCAGCGAAGATCCGGGCAGCTATGAAATTATGCTGGCAGAGACTCAGGAGAGAATGATGTTCTCCGTCGAGAAGTCCAGCTCCGAAAAAGTTCTGGAGATCTTAAGGAGTTATGATCTTGAGGCGGAAGTTATCGGTACTGTCATTGAGGACAAAATCCTCAGGGTTAAAGAGGGAGAAAAGACCAAAGCTGATCTTCCAGTTGGTTCGCTGACAGAGGGTTTTCCGATACCCGAGCGTGAGATGGAGAAACCGGATTATCCGGGTGATTTTGCTGAAAAATCATCGTCAGATATATCCTGGCCTGGCACTTTAAAGGAGGCAGCTCTGGAAATGCTGCGTGCTCCCGGGCTGGGGGCGAATAGATGGTTTTTAGAAAAGGCTGGAAACGAAGGAAGAAAAGAAGTCTTGAACAGCTCAGAAGAGTGTGCAGGAGCTCTTATGCTTCCTGATGAAAGAGTTCTGGTGGCTGATATCTCTTCCCGGGGACATTACTGCCATCTCGACCCCCGGCTGGGCAGCAAATTGACGACAGCTGAAGTGGCCCGGTCCATAAGCAGCTGCGGGGCAAAACCCCTGGCTGTCACAGATGGTTTGAATTTTGGCAGCCCTGAAAACCCCGGCGTTTACTGGCAGTTAAACGAGGGAATAGAGGGAATTGGAGAGGTCTGCAGGGAACTCGATCTGCCTGTTATCGGAGGCAATGTAAGTCTTTATAATGAAGGGGCGGAAGGATCTATATTTCCCACTCCTGTGATCGGCATGATAGGTATAGCTGAAAAGGATAATTATATAACCTCAGCCTTTAAAAAAGAAGGAGATGTTATCTATCTTCTGGGCGAGACTAAAGCTGAACTGGGAGGCAGCGAATTTGTGCGCAGGGCAGCCGGGGAAAACTGCGGTTCTCTTCCTGATCTCGATCTGGATCAAGAAAAGAATATTCAGAAAGTATGTAGACGGGCAGCCGCTCAAAATTTATTGAAATCTGCCTGCAGCTGCGGATCAGGGGGGCTTTTTATGGCTCTGGCCGCTGCTGCTGTATCGGGAGATCTGGGAGCCAGCCTGGAATTAAATGGCGATCTATCACTCGAGGAAGAGCTCTTTGCCGAGACCCCCGGCAGAATTCTGGTCTCGCTCTCCAGCGAAAAGGAAGAAGAATTGATCGATATGGCCGCTGATAAAGGTGCAGCGGTCAGGAAGCTGGGGCAGGTTGGAAAGAAAGAAGTTTCACTTGAAAACAGGTTAAATATTTCTCTGGAGGAGATGAAATCTGCATGGAACTCAGCCATAAGCGGCAAACTAAAGGGATAA
- the purC gene encoding phosphoribosylaminoimidazolesuccinocarboxamide synthase — MQKKDMLYEGKAKKLYTTEDKQKMIMEFKDDATAFDGEKKASLQKKGKLNTEISMIFFELLEAENISTHYLEKLSDNEMLVEKMDIFPLEVVVRNIVAGSLAERTGLAEGTELEEEVIEFFYKSDELGDPLLNSEHIKLLELADKEELAEIRSKAREINNVLQQFLAEAGIDLVDFKLEFGRTDQEEIKLADEITPDTCRLWDVSTGKKLDKDRFRQEMGGVMAGYEEILKRIKKEK; from the coding sequence ATGCAAAAGAAGGATATGCTATATGAGGGCAAGGCCAAAAAGCTTTATACCACCGAAGACAAACAGAAAATGATCATGGAGTTCAAAGATGATGCTACAGCATTTGACGGAGAGAAGAAAGCCAGCCTGCAAAAAAAGGGAAAACTCAACACCGAAATTTCAATGATATTTTTTGAACTGCTGGAAGCAGAAAACATTTCGACTCATTACCTGGAAAAATTGAGCGATAACGAAATGCTGGTCGAAAAGATGGATATTTTTCCTCTGGAAGTGGTGGTAAGAAATATCGTCGCCGGCAGCCTGGCCGAAAGGACCGGATTGGCAGAAGGAACCGAACTCGAAGAGGAAGTGATCGAATTTTTTTATAAAAGCGATGAGCTCGGTGATCCACTCCTGAACTCCGAGCATATAAAGCTTTTAGAACTGGCCGATAAGGAAGAGCTGGCTGAAATAAGATCTAAAGCCAGGGAGATAAATAATGTCCTGCAGCAATTTTTAGCTGAAGCCGGGATAGATCTCGTTGATTTTAAACTGGAATTCGGCCGGACAGATCAGGAGGAGATCAAGCTCGCCGATGAGATAACCCCTGACACCTGTAGACTCTGGGATGTCAGCACCGGTAAAAAGCTGGATAAAGATCGTTTTCGGCAGGAAATGGGAGGGGTAATGGCCGGTTACGAGGAGATTCTAAAGAGGATTAAAAAAGAAAAATAA